In Devosia sp. 1566, a single genomic region encodes these proteins:
- a CDS encoding DUF952 domain-containing protein — protein sequence MTTPALIYKIATEAAFAPYRAAPAFPGMPIDAADGYMHFSTAAQLPETLRLHFAGQSDLVLLAVRTADLAQLLVWEPSRGGQLFPHLYADLPTTAIVWEAPLAVAADGTCILPEAVQ from the coding sequence ATGACCACGCCCGCTCTTATTTACAAGATCGCCACCGAGGCTGCATTCGCGCCTTATCGTGCCGCGCCTGCATTTCCCGGCATGCCGATCGACGCTGCCGATGGCTACATGCATTTTTCCACCGCCGCGCAACTGCCTGAAACCCTGCGCCTCCACTTCGCCGGGCAGTCTGACCTGGTGCTCCTAGCGGTGCGCACGGCCGATCTGGCGCAACTGCTCGTCTGGGAGCCTTCGCGCGGCGGCCAGCTCTTCCCCCATCTTTATGCTGATCTACCCACAACGGCCATTGTCTGGGAAGCGCCGCTTGCTGTTGCGGCTGACGGCACCTGCATCTTGCCCGAGGCCGTGCAATGA
- a CDS encoding helix-turn-helix transcriptional regulator, whose product MLSHRAVWDGIDALARRQRLSVSALAKLAGLDATAFNVSKRVSKDGRERWPSTESLAKILEATGEGFDTFLAGTGAFMQMPERGSAPTVPLLGLAQAGSGGFFDSAGFPAGQGWEEIALPTPGEAGIYALEVQGDSMEPLYREGDRIVVSPTEQVRRGDRVVVKTRDGEVMAKILARQTAKQIELHSVNPAYEPRLINTADIEWIARIIWASQ is encoded by the coding sequence ATGTTGTCACATCGAGCCGTTTGGGATGGAATTGACGCCCTAGCGCGGCGGCAACGGCTGTCGGTTTCGGCGCTGGCCAAGCTTGCGGGGCTCGATGCCACGGCGTTCAACGTATCCAAGCGCGTGAGCAAGGACGGACGGGAGCGCTGGCCCTCCACGGAAAGCCTCGCCAAGATCCTCGAAGCGACGGGCGAGGGTTTCGATACGTTCCTGGCCGGGACCGGGGCTTTTATGCAGATGCCCGAGCGTGGATCAGCCCCTACTGTGCCACTGCTGGGCTTGGCGCAGGCCGGTTCAGGCGGGTTTTTCGACAGCGCGGGTTTCCCGGCCGGTCAGGGCTGGGAGGAGATTGCCCTGCCCACCCCTGGAGAAGCCGGGATCTATGCGCTTGAGGTGCAGGGCGACTCCATGGAGCCGCTGTATCGCGAAGGCGACCGGATCGTGGTGTCGCCTACCGAGCAGGTGCGGCGGGGCGACCGGGTCGTGGTCAAGACGCGCGATGGCGAAGTGATGGCCAAGATCCTCGCGCGGCAAACGGCCAAGCAGATCGAGCTGCATTCAGTCAATCCCGCCTATGAGCCGCGCTTGATCAACACCGCCGATATTGAATGGATCGCGCGGATCATCTGGGCCAGCCAATAA